From the Spiroplasma chrysopicola DF-1 genome, one window contains:
- a CDS encoding Abi family protein: protein MSKKHLINNHAINGEEFIDINQQITFLEQRGFKITNKNELAHIITNYGYFRLFHTFIPQFLDNNNRLIAPLTEKDILAIYYFDRNLATLYYQFFGYFEHKLRSNIIIQGNIECPNILKQFDYFYPNPNAQDNIIRIIEKHIYLGATYLKPYHQVKLYPLFIIINFIDLNEAIKMMHIFKDKTTILKNFYFDNEKDFLFVCNNIMRLFRNATAHYDRMYRFFINLDEEETQQLNNILLGIIKNPDHYQTVMNHVINNNYNTFILTIFLVYLLSRSQAKHFIYQLNQLLTKGVEEKIPNFNFINDMLTNQDAMNWPANWLEILKYITIHKTYVS, encoded by the coding sequence ATGAGCAAAAAGCATTTAATTAATAATCATGCCATTAATGGTGAAGAATTTATCGATATTAATCAGCAAATTACTTTTTTGGAACAAAGAGGATTTAAAATTACAAATAAAAATGAATTAGCCCATATTATTACCAATTATGGTTACTTCCGATTATTCCATACTTTTATTCCCCAATTTTTAGATAACAATAACCGGCTAATTGCCCCCTTAACAGAAAAAGATATTTTAGCAATTTATTATTTTGATCGTAATTTAGCAACTTTATACTACCAATTTTTTGGTTATTTTGAACATAAATTACGTTCAAATATCATTATCCAAGGGAATATTGAATGTCCAAATATTTTGAAACAATTTGATTATTTTTACCCTAATCCAAATGCCCAAGATAATATTATTCGAATTATTGAAAAACATATCTATTTAGGCGCAACCTACTTAAAACCTTACCATCAAGTGAAATTATATCCCCTTTTTATTATTATAAATTTTATTGACTTAAATGAGGCAATTAAAATGATGCATATCTTTAAGGATAAAACAACAATTTTAAAAAACTTTTATTTTGATAATGAAAAAGACTTTTTATTTGTTTGCAACAATATTATGCGCTTATTTCGTAATGCTACTGCCCATTATGATCGCATGTATCGTTTCTTTATCAATCTTGACGAAGAAGAAACTCAACAATTAAATAACATTTTATTAGGAATTATTAAAAACCCTGACCACTATCAAACTGTCATGAATCATGTCATCAATAATAACTATAATACTTTTATCTTAACAATTTTTCTTGTATATTTACTAAGCCGTAGTCAAGCAAAACATTTTATCTACCAGTTAAATCAGTTATTAACAAAAGGGGTTGAAGAAAAAATTCCAAATTTCAATTTTATAAATGATATGTTAACTAATCAAGATGCAATGAATTGACCAGCAAATTGATTAGAAATCCTAAAATATATTACTATTCATAAAACATATGTTTCATAA
- the mreB gene encoding rod shape-determining protein, translated as MAVFSTKKPNFISMDLGTSYTLVYVAGTGVVYNEPSIVAYRIKDNHIIAVGNEAYKMIGKGNKAIRIVRPMEDGVITDIRATEAQLRYIFNRLRIAKQLKGSIMLLACPSTVTELEKNALKRIATNLGADKVFVEEEVKMAALGGGVDIYKPVGNLVIDSGGGTTDVAVLSSGDLVLSKSVKVAGNLFNEEILKYIRSQYGLEIGIKTAEIIKIEIGSLAKYSDERKIKIYGRDIVSGLPREIEVGPEEIREVLKVPVSRIIDLVVQVLEETPPELAGDIFRNGMTICGGGALIRGIDKYFEDTLQLPAKIGEQPLLAVINGTIKFESDIFELLRREHTKQQELNY; from the coding sequence ATGGCAGTATTTAGTACAAAAAAACCTAATTTCATTTCAATGGATTTAGGGACATCGTATACCTTAGTTTATGTAGCAGGAACTGGTGTTGTTTATAATGAACCATCAATTGTTGCATACCGAATTAAAGATAACCATATTATTGCAGTCGGAAACGAGGCTTATAAAATGATTGGAAAGGGTAACAAGGCAATTAGAATTGTTCGCCCAATGGAAGATGGAGTTATTACTGATATTCGTGCTACGGAAGCACAATTAAGATATATTTTTAATCGTTTACGTATTGCAAAACAATTAAAAGGTTCAATTATGTTATTAGCATGTCCATCAACTGTTACTGAGCTAGAAAAAAATGCTTTAAAAAGAATTGCGACTAATTTAGGCGCAGATAAAGTATTTGTCGAAGAAGAGGTTAAAATGGCTGCCCTTGGTGGCGGAGTTGATATTTATAAACCAGTTGGTAATTTAGTAATTGATAGTGGGGGAGGAACCACTGATGTTGCTGTTTTATCATCAGGAGATTTAGTTTTATCAAAATCAGTTAAAGTAGCTGGCAATTTATTTAATGAAGAAATTTTAAAATATATTCGTAGTCAATATGGTTTGGAAATTGGAATTAAAACGGCTGAAATAATCAAGATTGAAATTGGTTCATTAGCAAAATATTCTGATGAACGAAAAATCAAAATTTATGGTCGTGATATTGTTTCTGGGTTACCTCGTGAAATTGAAGTTGGGCCAGAGGAAATTCGTGAAGTTCTGAAAGTCCCTGTTTCAAGAATTATTGATTTAGTTGTCCAAGTGTTAGAAGAAACACCACCAGAATTAGCGGGAGACATTTTCCGTAATGGGATGACAATTTGTGGTGGGGGAGCCTTAATTCGCGGAATTGATAAGTATTTTGAAGATACATTACAATTACCAGCCAAAATTGGGGAACAACCATTATTAGCCGTAATTAACGGAACAATTAAATTTGAATCAGATATTTTTGAATTGTTACGCCGTGAACACACAAAACAACAAGAATTAAATTATTAA
- a CDS encoding L-lactate dehydrogenase, producing MKNRKVVLVGTGAVGTSFVYSAINQGIAQEYVLIDVNVDVAEGQALDLADGNAFLPHSFASIRVGTYSDCHDADVIVITAGRPQKPGETRIDMVADNAKIMKSIALEIKKSGFSGITVVAANPVDILTTVYYEVTGFDKHSIIGSGTSLDSARLRRLVAEKLNVGAKEVSAVLMGEHGDSSTPIWSTASVMGKPIAQYVAEGKITEAQLDEITHDAIHMAYKIIEKKRATFYGIGIVLADIVRAVVCDENKAMMVGAYLDGDFGHKGIYTGVPAIINNNGWSHIINWNLTAKEQAGFDASCQQLTEVVNHARAAIK from the coding sequence ATGAAAAATCGTAAAGTAGTTTTAGTTGGGACGGGAGCTGTTGGAACATCTTTTGTGTATTCAGCGATTAACCAAGGAATTGCCCAAGAATATGTTTTAATTGACGTTAATGTTGATGTCGCTGAAGGGCAAGCATTAGATTTAGCGGATGGAAATGCTTTTTTACCACATTCATTTGCAAGTATTCGTGTTGGTACATATAGTGACTGTCATGATGCTGATGTAATTGTTATTACAGCTGGTCGTCCACAAAAACCAGGGGAAACAAGAATTGATATGGTGGCTGATAATGCCAAAATTATGAAAAGTATTGCCTTAGAAATTAAAAAATCAGGATTTAGTGGAATTACAGTTGTTGCCGCGAATCCAGTTGATATTTTAACAACAGTGTATTATGAAGTAACTGGTTTTGATAAACATAGTATTATTGGGTCAGGAACAAGCTTAGACTCAGCACGTTTACGTCGCTTAGTGGCTGAAAAATTAAATGTAGGAGCAAAAGAAGTTTCTGCTGTCTTAATGGGAGAACATGGTGATTCATCAACCCCAATTTGAAGTACAGCCTCAGTAATGGGAAAACCGATTGCACAGTATGTTGCCGAAGGAAAAATTACCGAAGCACAGTTAGATGAAATTACTCATGATGCAATTCATATGGCTTATAAAATTATTGAGAAAAAAAGAGCAACATTCTATGGAATTGGAATTGTGTTAGCTGATATTGTTCGAGCTGTTGTTTGTGATGAAAACAAAGCAATGATGGTTGGGGCATACTTAGATGGAGACTTTGGACACAAAGGAATCTATACGGGGGTACCAGCAATTATTAATAATAATGGATGATCACATATTATTAATTGAAACTTAACAGCAAAAGAACAAGCTGGTTTTGATGCTTCATGTCAACAGCTAACTGAAGTTGTTAACCATGCGCGAGCAGCAATTAAATAA
- a CDS encoding replication-associated recombination protein A produces the protein MQQPLAYLLKPTTIEDIIGQEHLLHENGLIRRMVAKNYVSSLIFYGEPGIGKSSLALALANDLKIPYAFFNAEIDKKQDLEKILTTASKNDRFIVILEEIHRMNRDKQDILLKYLEQGNILMFACTTENPFFVINPAIRSRANIIKLERISAQEMADGLQRLITKHPLLQNLKIGSDSINIIAKATSGDLRLALNILELCLNLYDGIEITPKILKNIIPNANLLNNADGDEHHDLKSALQKSIRGSDVDAALYYFARLLASGDHEALMRRMLIMAYEDIGLANPAIAIHVKAAIDAFRQIGLPEGRIPLGLAIVEMALSEKSNSAYLATDQAYEDVLSGKEFKIPLHLKDTHYKSAKKLGAGKGYKYPHDFPNDYVEQTYLPPEMEGVKYYVPKKHSIYEKRINDLYEIFTKKKK, from the coding sequence ATGCAACAGCCTTTGGCATATTTATTAAAACCAACAACAATTGAAGACATTATTGGTCAAGAACATTTGTTACATGAAAATGGCTTAATTCGCCGAATGGTTGCGAAAAATTATGTCTCATCATTAATTTTTTATGGGGAACCAGGAATTGGCAAGAGTAGTTTAGCATTGGCGTTGGCAAATGATTTAAAAATCCCTTATGCGTTTTTTAATGCCGAAATTGATAAAAAACAAGATTTAGAAAAAATTTTAACAACAGCAAGTAAGAATGATCGTTTTATTGTTATTTTAGAAGAAATCCATCGGATGAACAGGGATAAACAAGATATTCTATTAAAATATTTAGAACAAGGTAATATTTTAATGTTTGCTTGTACAACAGAAAATCCCTTTTTTGTCATTAATCCCGCGATTCGCTCCCGAGCTAATATTATTAAATTAGAACGGATTAGTGCCCAAGAAATGGCTGATGGATTGCAACGTTTAATTACTAAGCATCCGCTTTTACAAAATTTAAAAATTGGCTCTGATAGTATTAATATTATTGCCAAGGCAACGAGTGGTGATTTGCGCTTAGCGTTAAATATTTTAGAATTATGTTTAAATTTATATGATGGGATTGAAATTACCCCTAAAATTTTAAAAAATATTATTCCGAATGCTAACTTATTAAATAATGCTGATGGTGATGAACATCATGATTTAAAGTCGGCTTTACAAAAGTCAATCCGAGGCAGTGATGTTGATGCCGCTCTTTATTATTTTGCCCGCCTATTAGCAAGTGGAGACCATGAAGCATTAATGCGCCGAATGTTAATTATGGCATATGAAGATATTGGCTTAGCCAATCCGGCGATTGCGATTCATGTTAAAGCAGCAATTGATGCTTTTCGCCAAATTGGATTACCAGAAGGACGGATTCCTTTAGGGTTAGCAATTGTTGAAATGGCCTTAAGTGAAAAGTCAAATAGTGCTTATTTAGCAACCGATCAAGCTTATGAGGATGTTCTGAGTGGCAAAGAGTTTAAAATCCCATTACATTTAAAAGATACCCATTATAAATCAGCCAAAAAATTAGGGGCTGGCAAGGGTTATAAATATCCCCATGATTTTCCTAATGATTATGTTGAACAAACATATTTACCTCCAGAAATGGAAGGGGTTAAATATTATGTTCCAAAGAAACATAGCATTTATGAAAAACGAATTAATGACCTTTATGAAATTTTTACCAAGAAGAAAAAATAA
- the rpsU gene encoding 30S ribosomal protein S21: MATVVVKSGEPLDKALKRFNKVSSVKRKEARKREHWMSKKEKRRYKQEQSRSFR; this comes from the coding sequence ATGGCAACTGTTGTTGTAAAATCAGGAGAACCATTAGATAAAGCATTAAAACGCTTTAATAAAGTTTCTTCAGTTAAACGTAAAGAAGCACGTAAACGTGAACACTGAATGAGCAAGAAAGAAAAAAGACGCTACAAACAAGAACAATCACGTAGTTTTCGATAA
- a CDS encoding GMP reductase, protein MKAFDYEDIQLIPELCIVQSRSECNTKVKLGKHTFNLPVVPSNMATVVNEELCQKLAGKNYFYIMHRFNVDQVKFVRNMKGKNLITSISVGVKPEDYQLVSTLKAENLIPDYITIDIAHGHAFSVRDMIDHIRKEMGKDVFIIAGNVGTPKAVRDLEQWGADATKVGIGPGKVCITKLKTGFGTGGWQLSAVKWCSKGSSKPIIADGGIRVNGDIAKSIRMGATFCMVGSLFAAHQESPGSQVEENGIQYKEYFGSASEYNKSEKRYVEGKKELIEIRGSIFETLQEMTEDLQSSISYAGGTDVEAIKKVDYVILKDSNF, encoded by the coding sequence ATGAAAGCATTTGATTATGAGGATATTCAGTTAATTCCAGAATTATGTATTGTCCAATCACGTAGTGAATGTAATACAAAAGTAAAATTAGGAAAACATACTTTTAATTTACCAGTTGTTCCTTCCAATATGGCAACTGTTGTTAATGAAGAATTATGTCAAAAATTAGCGGGAAAAAATTATTTTTATATTATGCATCGATTTAATGTCGATCAAGTTAAATTTGTTCGTAATATGAAAGGAAAAAATCTAATTACTTCCATTTCAGTTGGGGTTAAACCAGAAGATTATCAATTGGTCTCAACATTAAAAGCGGAAAATTTAATTCCTGATTACATTACAATTGATATTGCCCATGGTCATGCTTTTAGCGTTCGGGATATGATTGATCATATTCGTAAAGAAATGGGAAAAGACGTTTTTATTATTGCCGGAAACGTTGGAACACCTAAAGCTGTTCGTGATTTAGAGCAATGAGGAGCTGACGCAACTAAAGTTGGGATTGGCCCTGGAAAAGTTTGTATTACAAAACTAAAAACAGGTTTTGGAACTGGGGGATGACAATTATCAGCTGTCAAATGATGTAGTAAAGGAAGTTCAAAACCAATTATTGCTGATGGTGGAATTCGCGTTAATGGTGATATTGCTAAATCAATCAGAATGGGAGCAACTTTCTGTATGGTGGGAAGTTTATTCGCTGCGCACCAAGAATCACCGGGAAGCCAGGTTGAAGAAAATGGAATCCAATATAAAGAATATTTTGGTTCAGCTAGTGAATACAATAAAAGTGAAAAACGCTATGTTGAAGGAAAAAAAGAATTAATTGAAATTCGTGGAAGTATATTTGAAACATTACAAGAAATGACTGAAGATTTACAATCATCAATTTCTTACGCTGGGGGAACAGATGTTGAAGCCATTAAAAAAGTTGATTATGTAATTTTAAAAGATAGTAACTTTTAA
- a CDS encoding glycoside hydrolase domain-containing protein — protein MRKQVLILAAVTTVIFLPTQVTSCFFKLATLITASERNDNFQTGYVSPQNLQADESQPIHTFFGDPYHLYSMYNVEKSTVQNGLWSPDNNWQFYGNYHQQLTYFNNQTKVKMWRDETNYAQLIVVNKNKALKNVTYKIINKDNADLAANAKFLGFTYSQNETSKQSQWVTIPTKQPQRAPDSLRYDNLGILPVQRVQPLWLTFKSFDTTKPGNYNFDVEIYADDVLLTTNQLTVEVASQLLVNDNTFATGGSYSPFASSAVYGEKKNMFINVDAKKENNILLNTNAVVRGLDFLSTEHKKYVEKELLDLRAAGQTYVTGNVDQFYNADQVNYYRGGTNNGLVNWYQTDDNCSPFSTYCDQSINSTWQFDFSNFNTYFEYAQSLGFTKLWANAFGNNFDDTQANPSGTFPHYALKKDGSKKLFWDKLYYYSNRGRDAQLQFLQAFANNIKAHHWEGKIYIIFDELSANGFKYYYDLFKVVDPDHSIFKFQYYAGWKWATDWNNPAWVDALYGNVKNEYTIDDLVLEGYKIQSNLFGDNLPISTLLQKTNELANSRRKNGLSTEMYTTQYTYPSSNILFDYGENLWGPIFSYALGLDGYEKWAFNYWLTWSGKGEKALYTNPDEFAYGSLNQEESVYGMPVGQNFMIYPAQSDSYQFVSSVRWELMKYAVQQVWKINQLKKDPANNLKITALLDNLIWPKNPTQGIPIWFDQYYKFVQDFYSEKTSNKVTTREMIQFLKAIGDLY, from the coding sequence ATGAGAAAACAAGTATTAATCTTGGCTGCTGTAACAACAGTTATTTTTTTACCTACTCAAGTGACAAGTTGCTTTTTTAAGCTAGCAACATTAATCACAGCAAGTGAACGAAATGATAATTTTCAAACAGGTTATGTCAGCCCTCAAAATTTACAAGCAGATGAATCACAGCCAATTCATACTTTTTTTGGTGATCCGTATCATTTATATTCAATGTATAATGTGGAAAAAAGTACTGTTCAAAATGGCTTATGGAGTCCGGATAATAATTGACAATTTTATGGTAATTATCATCAGCAATTAACATATTTTAATAATCAGACAAAAGTTAAAATGTGGCGAGATGAAACTAATTATGCTCAACTGATTGTAGTTAATAAAAATAAAGCTTTAAAAAATGTGACCTACAAAATTATTAATAAAGATAATGCTGATCTTGCAGCGAATGCGAAATTTTTGGGCTTTACTTATTCGCAAAACGAAACTTCTAAGCAATCGCAATGAGTAACAATTCCAACTAAACAACCTCAACGAGCACCTGATTCTTTACGATATGATAATTTAGGAATTTTACCAGTACAAAGAGTACAACCGCTGTGATTGACTTTTAAAAGTTTTGATACAACTAAACCGGGTAATTATAATTTTGATGTTGAAATTTATGCCGATGATGTTTTATTAACAACAAATCAGTTAACAGTTGAAGTTGCTTCACAATTATTGGTGAACGATAATACGTTTGCAACAGGGGGATCTTATTCACCATTTGCTTCTTCTGCTGTATATGGTGAAAAAAAGAATATGTTTATTAATGTTGATGCAAAAAAGGAAAATAATATCTTACTTAATACAAATGCGGTTGTGCGGGGATTAGATTTTTTATCAACTGAACATAAAAAATATGTTGAAAAAGAATTATTAGATTTACGAGCAGCAGGCCAAACATACGTTACAGGTAATGTTGATCAGTTTTATAATGCGGATCAAGTTAATTATTATCGTGGGGGAACAAATAATGGTTTAGTTAATTGATACCAAACTGATGACAATTGTTCACCATTTTCGACATATTGTGACCAAAGTATTAATAGTACATGACAATTTGATTTTAGTAATTTTAATACTTATTTTGAATATGCCCAAAGTTTAGGTTTTACTAAACTGTGAGCGAATGCTTTTGGTAATAATTTTGATGATACTCAAGCAAATCCATCAGGAACTTTTCCGCATTATGCGTTAAAAAAAGATGGTTCGAAGAAATTATTTTGGGATAAACTATATTATTATTCAAACCGTGGTCGTGATGCCCAACTTCAATTTTTGCAGGCATTTGCTAATAATATAAAAGCTCACCATTGAGAAGGAAAAATTTACATTATTTTTGATGAATTATCAGCTAATGGTTTTAAGTATTATTATGATCTGTTCAAAGTTGTTGACCCTGATCATAGTATTTTTAAATTTCAATACTATGCAGGATGAAAGTGAGCAACTGATTGAAATAATCCCGCTTGAGTTGATGCTTTATATGGTAATGTTAAAAATGAATATACAATTGATGATTTAGTTTTAGAAGGTTATAAAATTCAATCAAATTTATTTGGGGATAATTTACCAATATCAACTTTACTCCAAAAAACAAATGAACTAGCAAATTCACGCCGTAAAAATGGTTTATCAACAGAAATGTATACAACACAATATACCTATCCATCAAGTAATATTTTATTTGATTATGGCGAAAATTTATGAGGTCCAATTTTTAGTTATGCCTTAGGGTTAGATGGTTATGAAAAATGAGCTTTTAATTACTGATTAACATGATCTGGTAAGGGTGAAAAGGCATTATATACTAATCCGGATGAATTTGCTTATGGTTCATTGAATCAAGAGGAAAGTGTTTATGGAATGCCAGTTGGTCAAAATTTTATGATTTATCCAGCACAATCCGATAGTTACCAATTTGTTTCTTCAGTACGATGAGAATTAATGAAATATGCAGTTCAGCAAGTATGAAAAATTAATCAATTAAAAAAAGATCCGGCCAATAATCTTAAAATTACAGCGTTATTAGATAATTTGATTTGACCAAAAAATCCAACTCAAGGAATACCAATTTGATTTGATCAATATTATAAATTTGTGCAAGATTTTTATTCTGAAAAAACAAGTAATAAGGTTACAACAAGAGAAATGATTCAGTTTTTAAAAGCAATAGGAGATTTATATTAA
- a CDS encoding acyltransferase family protein, which translates to MKQYSNLNLLKIVAVLFVISQHTISSFLYKNTALTTAIYPILFNNNTLFALLTGYFLINGNTLRSKYLQILLYGLPLLLIHGLGAMNYSLPPQLAFQNFIQATFDDSWYYYSIIIIYVLAPFIAHFYQTNKNGKYWIVTLFIVFTTIIVLTNVLTKINNSFNLSFMPKMSYAGYFTDMSFVKLFIWFQIGTLLKIYKLADYAKHKWWKLSIYILLVPICYFLSYYSFTTGKSDFEKICSAFSLVWTTLFSIALFGLFSAMPFSCYTIDVIAETTLVVYLLHKLQIYWLTKYWTGPFATRNIVGLILIPIGFIFWSGVGYLYNRTLGKQITGLVYRWDNKFLQKG; encoded by the coding sequence ATGAAACAATATTCAAATTTAAATTTATTAAAAATTGTTGCTGTTTTATTTGTGATCAGTCAGCACACAATTTCATCATTCTTGTATAAAAACACAGCTTTAACTACTGCAATTTATCCAATTTTATTTAACAATAATACCTTATTTGCATTATTAACCGGTTATTTTTTAATTAATGGTAATACTTTACGAAGCAAATATTTACAAATTTTGCTTTATGGTTTACCATTATTATTAATTCATGGGTTAGGGGCAATGAATTATTCATTACCTCCCCAGTTAGCTTTTCAAAATTTTATTCAAGCAACCTTTGATGATAGTTGATATTATTATTCAATTATTATTATTTATGTTTTGGCTCCTTTTATTGCACATTTTTATCAAACAAATAAAAATGGTAAATATTGAATTGTAACATTATTTATTGTATTTACAACAATTATTGTTTTAACAAATGTATTAACAAAAATTAATAATAGTTTTAATTTAAGTTTTATGCCAAAAATGAGTTATGCCGGTTATTTCACTGATATGAGCTTTGTTAAATTGTTCATCTGATTTCAAATTGGAACGTTATTAAAAATTTATAAGTTAGCAGATTATGCTAAGCATAAATGATGAAAATTAAGCATTTATATTTTATTAGTTCCAATTTGTTATTTTTTATCATATTATAGTTTTACAACTGGTAAAAGTGATTTTGAAAAAATTTGTTCAGCTTTTAGTCTTGTTTGAACAACTTTATTTTCAATTGCTTTATTTGGATTATTTTCGGCAATGCCATTTAGCTGCTATACAATTGATGTTATTGCCGAAACAACATTAGTAGTTTATTTATTACATAAGTTACAAATTTATTGATTAACAAAATACTGAACAGGGCCATTTGCAACACGTAATATTGTTGGTTTAATTTTAATTCCAATTGGTTTTATTTTTTGAAGTGGGGTTGGCTATTTATACAATCGAACTCTTGGAAAACAAATTACAGGTTTAGTTTATAGATGGGATAATAAGTTTTTGCAAAAAGGTTAG
- a CDS encoding ATP-binding cassette domain-containing protein: METIVEIKNLSKNVRKRQILKNINLTIKQNDRIAIVGANGAGKSTLVEIISGSTSKSQGEIKYNFKGKQLRRAIGIQYQQGDWPPGISANDVLTFNRILKNNMYNLDELIDIFEIKDFLKQPLKKLSGGQKQRFNALLSIIANPELLILDELSTGLDMNIQYKIIDFFKQFFSEKDKTLLIISHNSEEIELLANRLIIIEVGTIFLDKPIDYIIKKWGSVRNLMMSYFKGDLINEKDRF; encoded by the coding sequence ATGGAAACAATTGTTGAGATTAAGAATTTATCAAAAAATGTTAGGAAACGACAAATTTTAAAAAATATTAATTTAACAATAAAACAAAATGATCGCATTGCAATTGTTGGGGCGAATGGGGCTGGAAAATCAACTTTAGTTGAAATAATCTCTGGTTCAACATCAAAATCACAGGGTGAAATTAAATATAATTTTAAAGGTAAGCAATTACGCCGGGCAATTGGAATTCAGTATCAACAAGGGGATTGACCACCAGGGATTTCGGCGAATGATGTTTTAACATTTAATCGCATTTTAAAAAATAATATGTATAACTTAGATGAATTAATAGATATTTTTGAAATTAAAGATTTTTTAAAACAGCCTTTAAAAAAATTATCTGGGGGTCAAAAACAACGTTTTAATGCACTATTAAGTATTATTGCTAACCCAGAACTATTAATTTTAGATGAACTATCAACTGGTTTAGATATGAATATTCAATATAAAATTATTGACTTTTTTAAACAGTTTTTTAGTGAGAAAGATAAAACCTTATTAATAATCTCACATAATTCAGAAGAAATTGAATTATTAGCAAATCGGTTAATAATTATTGAAGTTGGAACAATATTTTTAGATAAACCAATTGATTATATTATTAAAAAATGGGGATCAGTCCGAAACCTGATGATGAGTTATTTTAAAGGAGATTTAATTAATGAAAAAGATCGATTTTAA
- a CDS encoding ABC transporter permease: MKKIDFKATTNSFAAVLYILNKSFIKTPKGFLFTYILPIIFLVMFKFIFNSIVFVPGNDEINLLIKQVNLLSYTLLPLTTMLILLSSSIVEWKNSVFLKRIENSGISKIAFILSLWFFYFIISLSGLVLLFLISLPLGGQEYLSSFKSMGWGYIIFGIILISLVSIALSTFIGGITSNDGLVQGLVVGVFFISVFMAGILLSPAMIIKSDVTRYITYFIPFKHPVYVFLYGAYGNAPMDSFEAIYNHSNYTRGYDYTAVWQPILISLILIFALLGLSTKTFRWAAKK, from the coding sequence ATGAAAAAGATCGATTTTAAAGCAACAACTAATAGTTTTGCGGCTGTTTTATATATTTTAAATAAGAGTTTTATTAAAACTCCAAAAGGATTTTTATTTACCTATATTTTACCGATCATATTTTTAGTAATGTTTAAATTTATTTTTAATTCAATTGTTTTTGTTCCGGGTAATGATGAGATTAATCTGTTAATCAAGCAAGTAAATCTTCTTAGCTATACCTTATTACCATTAACTACGATGTTAATTTTATTATCGTCTTCAATTGTTGAATGAAAAAATTCAGTCTTTTTAAAACGGATTGAAAATTCAGGAATTAGTAAAATAGCTTTTATTTTAAGCCTATGATTTTTCTATTTTATCATTTCCCTATCAGGATTAGTTTTATTATTTTTAATTTCTTTACCACTAGGGGGACAAGAATATCTTTCATCATTTAAATCAATGGGGTGGGGATACATTATTTTCGGTATTATTTTAATTTCATTAGTTTCGATTGCTTTATCTACTTTTATTGGGGGAATTACCTCGAATGATGGTTTAGTCCAAGGGTTAGTGGTTGGAGTATTTTTCATTTCAGTTTTTATGGCCGGAATTTTATTATCCCCAGCAATGATTATTAAAAGTGATGTTACCCGTTATATTACCTATTTTATCCCTTTTAAACATCCAGTTTATGTTTTCCTATATGGTGCATATGGTAATGCCCCAATGGATAGTTTTGAAGCAATTTATAATCACAGTAATTATACTAGGGGTTATGATTATACAGCTGTTTGACAGCCCATTTTAATTTCTTTAATCCTTATTTTTGCTTTATTGGGATTATCAACTAAAACATTTCGTTGAGCTGCTAAAAAATAA
- a CDS encoding DxFTY motif-containing membrane protein: MKVIDNKNKVESSENNNISPVVQHELDFQATRTVFWKSFLFLIIEGVAPFLVLFLLSSPDLKFVHHYEVGVGIGFGLAYIIGVFLLTLLGFILKGHQADQFIYTTILSWTLYGLYLTGYWWTWDNILYRCLVAFGFLLVSAFFGTFLSVWIRNISGVINLKKKAKNNKQEG; this comes from the coding sequence ATGAAAGTAATTGATAATAAAAATAAGGTTGAAAGTAGTGAAAATAATAATATTTCCCCGGTTGTTCAACATGAATTAGATTTTCAAGCAACACGAACAGTTTTCTGAAAAAGTTTCTTGTTTTTAATCATTGAAGGTGTTGCACCATTTTTAGTTTTATTTTTATTATCATCCCCAGATCTTAAATTTGTTCACCATTATGAAGTTGGGGTTGGCATTGGTTTTGGTTTAGCTTATATAATTGGGGTCTTTTTATTAACTTTATTAGGGTTTATTTTAAAAGGCCATCAAGCTGATCAATTTATTTATACAACAATTTTGTCTTGAACATTATATGGCTTATATTTAACTGGTTATTGATGAACTTGAGATAATATTTTATATCGTTGCTTAGTTGCTTTTGGGTTTTTACTTGTGTCTGCCTTTTTTGGAACCTTTTTATCGGTTTGAATTCGCAATATTAGTGGGGTTATTAATTTAAAAAAAAAGGCGAAAAATAATAAACAAGAAGGTTAG